The bacterium genome contains the following window.
ATGGCGATGAGGCAAGGACATTGTTTAAAAATATCTCCAAAAAATATGGAGATGATATTACTGAGAGAATTTGGCATAATCCTGCCTATGCTGATGATGCTGTTAAAAAAGCCATATTTAAGGATTTGGATACAATTAGTAATGTGAATGGAGCAGGAAAATTGGCAGATGACATTTCAACCTGCAATAATTTAGGGAAAGCATTTGAGGCAGAGGTGGCGGCAAAAAATGTGAGTAATGTGGCAGAGGTATCAAAGCCACTCAAAACTACTTCTGGCTCAACTGATATTGATGTCTTTCTTGAAGATGGAACAATCATTGAAGCAAAAAGGTTCGATTTTTCTAAATATCCTCCAGGTTCTTCAGAATACAATGACTTAAAAGCAGATTTAGGAAGAAAGATAAAAATTTGGTATGAACATTCAGCTACTTGTAATAAAAAAGTGGTATTTAAAGGAAGTGTAGAAGATGGGATAAAAACATGGCTTGAAGAAGTAAAGAAAGTAGTAGTGGAGGTGATACCGTAATGGGAGATGTTTATCGTACCACCTTTTACTTTAATCAGCCTTTTAAGCTAAACTTCGACTTTCTGAAAGATGTAATTTTCAAACTGGAAAGAAAAGGCATTTCTTATATGCCAGTGGAAGAAAATAAATATTTGGGATATTGGAGCTATTTACGAGAAGACTGGTTTGAATGTGATAATATTGATGAAATTTTGAATATACTGTGTCAAGAAAAAGGAGGAAGAATTGGTTTATGGTGGGATAAGCGAGATATTTGTCTTTCAATCCATTCTGATGAAATGAAACAACCAGAATTTGTTAATTACCTTAATATTTCTGTTGATCAAGTTTATTTTCGTGGATTAGAAGGAAATGAAATGGCGATTCAGCTAATAGAGATAAATAAATATCTATATAATTTCTTGGATTTTTTCTACGGATATGGAGAATATGGCATTGGAATGGTAGGAGGACCTCCAGCTACACGCTATGCCGATGCCAAATTGGGTAGTATAAAAACTATCTATTGGACTAATTTTTTTGGTCCCCAATTAGTAGAAAAATTCGGCAAAGAAAAACTTTTGTCTTCTCCCTCATATATAACCGAAGAATTAGCAGATGGAGGGATAATGCTTGTTAGGAGCCCAAATCCATTTACCATAGATGAGCCTTGCATTAAAGCAGAAACAATTGAGAAACATTTGGGGATAAAAAGATGAAAAAAGAGAGGGTTATAAGGAGAATTTTATTATGGAAATGCTGACTTTTTTAAGTTTCTGGAGGTTAATAGTCTTTCAGCCAAAGAAATTTTTTAGGGAATATTTCCGGGAGGAATTTTCACCATATTTTTGGTTTACACTCATAATCTATGGAGTGGCTGATGAAATTAATAGAATTGACCAGCAATTTGTAAAATGGGATTTGAAAAATAAATTGGATCAAGTTGAGTTTTTGAATAATTGGTTTATCTATTGGACATTCGCCATAATTATAGGATTGATAATAGGTTATTGTTTTTATAGATTAGGCGGTTGGTTTTTTAATCTACGGGTAAAATGGTCGAAAGGAGTAGCGAATATCAAAACAGCAAGATTCATTAATCTTTACTCATGTTTCCTCCCATGTTTTATTACTGTTTTTGTATCAATTATAGAGACTTTGAGCAGTCCAAAGCCTTATATTCCTGATGAGCCATTGTTGCCTATGAAAGACCTATTATTAGCTATAATTAGCATAGTTGCAAGCTATTATTCTATTTATGTAGGTTATCAAGGAGTAACGATTGTAATGAAACCAGAAAAATGGAGATGCCGAATATGGTTTCTAATTTTGCCAGCACTGTTTTTTTCTTTGGTAGGAATTGGAGCAATCGTCGCTTTGTGTGCAATTTTCCATATGAAAGGGTAATAAGTATGGATAGGAATTATAATGTTAAAGGAGAAATCATAACATGTTAAGATTGAAGCAAATATTTTTAGCAATATTTACCTTGTTGTTTCAAGTTAAGGGTTATAGCCTTGACCTCAACAACCCCTATGGCATTGCCACAAATGGTAATTATCTCTACATTGCTGATACAGGTAATTGTCGGATTGTCCGATGTAATCTTGATGGCTCAAATCCCTTAGTCTACGGTGATGTAGGTAAGGGAGAGGGTAAGTTTATGCAACCCCAAGGGATTGGGGTTACCCCACAGGGGGATATTTATGTTGTTGATACAGGAAATCATAGAATACAAAAGCTTAAGGATAATGGAACAAGCATTAGCTTTGTAAAGACAATTGGCTCGGAAGGGAATGGAGTAGGCCAATTCTTCCTTCCAAGGGATATTGCTATAGATTTTAGAAATGGATATTTTCTTATCTGTGATTCATTTAACCAGAGAATTTCCAAATTTTCTCTTGATGGCAATCCAATAAACTCATTCTCAGGCTCTAATTCC
Protein-coding sequences here:
- a CDS encoding YIP1 family protein — protein: MEMLTFLSFWRLIVFQPKKFFREYFREEFSPYFWFTLIIYGVADEINRIDQQFVKWDLKNKLDQVEFLNNWFIYWTFAIIIGLIIGYCFYRLGGWFFNLRVKWSKGVANIKTARFINLYSCFLPCFITVFVSIIETLSSPKPYIPDEPLLPMKDLLLAIISIVASYYSIYVGYQGVTIVMKPEKWRCRIWFLILPALFFSLVGIGAIVALCAIFHMKG